In Uranotaenia lowii strain MFRU-FL chromosome 2, ASM2978415v1, whole genome shotgun sequence, one genomic interval encodes:
- the LOC129746193 gene encoding arginase, hepatic, which produces MFPAKRLTQLLLKGAERCQKQSKASYSKVDLEKFKKINYEKIGIVGVPFEKGQRKKGVGLGPKAIREAGLIDSIQEISSKLDIRDFGDIRYEALDLAGRGASNMKKLEHVASCTKLLSQRVAQVLQEDRLCLTLGGDHAIAVGSIDGHLKHCSDVGVIWVDAHADLNTNSTSPSGNMHGMPVALLAKELADYWPYLPGMDWQEPIISIKNVVYIGLRAVDPYERMIIEKFGIHAFGMREVEQYGIREVMKMALERIDPEGKKSLHVSYDIDSLDVLEAPSTGTGMRGGLTLREGIYIMEEAYNTGRLAAVDLVEVNPAIGTPEDVRKTLDAAIHLLVAACGHSRKGNMQDVVDILVKH; this is translated from the coding sequence ATGTTCCCCGCAAAGCGTTTAACTCAGCTGCTGTTGAAAGGTGCTGAACGATGCCAGAAACAGTCGAAAGCGTCGTACAGCAAGGTAGATTTGGAGAAGTTCAAGAAGATCAACTATGAGAAGATCGGTATCGTTGGTGTTCCGTTCGAGAAAGGTCAGCGTAAGAAAGGTGTGGGCCTTGGACCGAAAGCAATACGGGAAGCTGGATTGATCGATAGCATTCAGGAAATATCGTCTAAGCTGGACATTCGGGACTTTGGAGACATCCGGTATGAGGCACTGGATTTGGCTGGCCGTGGTGCGTCGAATATGAAAAAGTTGGAACACGTGGCGAGTTGTACGAAACTGTTATCGCAAAGAGTCGCTCAGGTGTTGCAGGAAGATCGTTTGTGTTTGACACTGGGTGGTGATCATGCGATTGCTGTTGGTTCCATCGATGGACATCTAAAACATTGCAGCGATGTAGGAGTAATCTGGGTGGACGCTCACGCGGATTTGAACACAAATTCTACCTCACCATCGGGGAATATGCACGGAATGCCAGTTGCACTTTTGGCCAAAGAACTGGCAGACTATTGGCCGTACCTTCCGGGCATGGACTGGCAGGAACCGatcatttcaatcaaaaacgtTGTGTACATTGGGCTGAGGGCCGTAGATCCATATGAGAGGATGATAATCGAAAAATTTGGAATCCATGCTTTCGGGATGCGGGAGGTTGAGCAATATGGTATTCGGGAGGTGATGAAGATGGCTTTGGAACGCATCGATCCGGAGGGAAAGAAAAGTTTGCACGTGAGCTACGATATCGACTCTCTGGATGTTCTGGAAGCACCGAGTACAGGGACTGGAATGCGTGGAGGATTGACTTTGCGTGAAGGTATTTACATCATGGAAGAGGCGTACAATACCGGTCGATTGGCTGCAGTGGATTTGGTGGAGGTTAATCCGGCAATCGGGACTCCCGAGGATGTGAGGAAGACTTTGGATGCCGCCATTCATCTTTTGGTAGCTGCCTGTGGACATAGTAGGAAAGGGAATATGCAAGATGTCGTTGATATATTAGTTAagcattaa